TGGGCCTCTTTTCTAAATGAATTCATTTATAAAAAAAGGTTTGATACTATTTTACTTGCATGGGGTCTGGGCAGAGATCCTGATAGTTTTGATATCTGGCATTCATCTAAAACAAAAGAGAAAGAATTTAACTTTATTTCCTATAATAATCCAGAGGTAGATAAGCTCCTGGACGATGGAAGAAAGGAATTTGAAATAGAGAAAAGGAGACAGATTTATCATAGGATCCACGAGGTTTTAGCTGAAGACCAGGCATATACATTTTTATATGTGCCTGATTCGCTTCCGGTTGTTCATACACGCTTTAAAGGTATAGAAGTCTCTCCGATCGGAATAGGCTACGATTTTATAAAATGGTATGTTCCGAAGCATCTGCAGAAATATACGCAATAGGACAAATTCTATTTTTTTATATGCTCCTGCCACTTCTCATCAAGACGTTCTAGATTTTCAAAGTCAAATTGATAACTGCTTCTAAGCGCATCTTCAAAACTCTTTCCATCACGCAAAGCTCTGCAGAGATTAGTAAATCTATACTGGCCTTTGCTCCTCAAAAAATCTACAAGAGAATAGGATATGCTATAGAAAAGTAAGACTTTTTCTTCATCTTCGGGATAACCAGTTTTATCAAGCACTTCATAAATGGAAAGACAGGCGTCTTTTTTTAATTCTTCCTTTATTGCACTTATATATCCTGACTTGCTTGTTAGCTCCATACTCACAGCCAGTCCTTCATTGAACCACAGAGGAATATTCTTCTCTATAAAATCGGCTAAAATAAGATGTGTCATTTCATGTGGCAGAAGAGAAATTAAAAAATTTTCTGACTCTTTATAGCTTACTATCTCTCTTTTATCATAATTGGCAAATCCTGCTGACCAGGATGGAATGTCGTTGTTTTCTAGATAATTCTTCTTATTTGCATATACGTATATCTTGCATCTTTTATCAAATGTCCAGAATTTCCCAAATCTGGTAAAGCCCACGCTTCTGTCTAACTGCTTATAATATTCTTCTGCTTTGTACCCAACGCGCTGAGTAAAACTTAAATCCTCTTCATAATATACTGAAAAATGATCGGATTTATAGATTTTCCAGTCTTCAGCTAGTATATTACACCCTAAAAAAAGAAAAAGTATAAGTGCAAAAAATAATGTCAAATGCCAAAGCTTCTTTGTGCCTATACCGTTTGTCATTTATTGTTCCAGATACTTTTGAATATTCTTTATCTTTTGCTGAATATTGCGAGCTTCTGTGATCTCAGTAACTAAACTCACGCAGCGAGCACCAGCTTTTATTACTTTAGCTATGTTATGCTCTTTAATTCCTCCTATTGCAACAAAAGGAAGATGGATGTT
This region of bacterium genomic DNA includes:
- a CDS encoding peptidase MA family metallohydrolase — protein: MTNGIGTKKLWHLTLFFALILFLFLGCNILAEDWKIYKSDHFSVYYEEDLSFTQRVGYKAEEYYKQLDRSVGFTRFGKFWTFDKRCKIYVYANKKNYLENNDIPSWSAGFANYDKREIVSYKESENFLISLLPHEMTHLILADFIEKNIPLWFNEGLAVSMELTSKSGYISAIKEELKKDACLSIYEVLDKTGYPEDEEKVLLFYSISYSLVDFLRSKGQYRFTNLCRALRDGKSFEDALRSSYQFDFENLERLDEKWQEHIKK